In the genome of Tripterygium wilfordii isolate XIE 37 chromosome 19, ASM1340144v1, whole genome shotgun sequence, one region contains:
- the LOC119985597 gene encoding uncharacterized protein LOC119985597 produces the protein MEDLTAKWGKISLTATEGEAISISDLDPHSNRANSECSIVGKICMDRHVSKDILASTMGSVWKISGNPSFMDLGQNIFIITFNNIRDKQRILAGRPWSFDRNLFVLKEIDTTIPIGETAFDTEEFWVQIHNLPLMAMTEKVGQQIGSSLGELIEVDVNKDGFGWGLYLRVRVKIPLTTSLVRGKLLKLPQKEFFLRFQYENLPRFCFKCGRIVHDPGNCPSSSEVRMHRNSNTDEYGPWLRAVPFNKRPEKQVRDKLPSVNSMADPEDDRSGSLEASGQAKEVVDEERSGSFDKQFLPEGAVAGRLVVVQGSELQVDGSQGETLVERELSTEVHVKGVMKDYDMVSKKWKRKSRETGVASPKVVLSKRPAEIEDVADLAEAVVVSKRGRVEKVSVGLVSDVEAVADVQPCPEL, from the coding sequence ATGGAGGATCTAACGGCCAAATGGGGCAAAATCTCTTTAACAGCTACAGAGGGTGAGGCCATTAGTATTTCAGATCTGGATCCGCATAGTAACAGGGCGAACTCAGAGTGCAGTATTGTGGGTAAGATATGTATGGATCGACATGTTAGTAAAGATATTCTGGCAAGTACGATGGGGAGCGTGTGGAAGATATCAGGAAATCCCTCTTTCATGGACCTAGGGCAAAACATTTTCATTATTACCTTCAATAATATCCGCGATAAACAGCGAATTCTGGCTGGGCGGCCTTGGTCTTTTGATCGGAATTTGTTTGTTCTGAAAGAGATTGATACAACTATACCCATTGGTGAGACCGCCTTTGATACGGAGGAGTTTTGGGTGCAAATCCACAACCTTCCGTTAATGGCAATGACAGAAAAAGTGGGACAGCAGATAGGTTCTTCGTTGGGGGAACTGATTGAGGTAGACGTGAATAAGGATGGGTTTGGATGGGGTTTGTATCTTCGGGTTCGGGTTAAGATCCCATTGACGACCTCTCTGGTTCGAGGAAAGCTTTTGAAACTTCCCCAGAAGGAGTTCTTTCTTCGGTTCCAGTATGAAAATCTGCCTAGATTTTGTTTCAAGTGTGGGAGGATAGTTCATGACCCAGGAAATTGTCCGTCCAGTTCGGAGGTGCGAATGCACCGAAATAGCAACACTGATGAGTACGGTCCATGGTTGAGAGCTGTTCCGTTTAATAAACGGCCTGAAAAGCAGGTAAGGGATAAGTTGCCCTCTGTAAACTCTATGGCTGATCCAGAGGATGATAGATCTGGTAGCCTAGAAGCCTCTGGGCAAGCTAAGGAGGTAGTGGACGAGGAAAGGTCTGGTAGCTTCGATAAACAGTTTCTCCCAGAGGGGGCAGTCGCTGGTCGATTAGTAGTTGTACAGGGAAGTGAGTTGCAGGTGGATGGGTCCCAAGGAGAGACTCTGGTGGAGAGGGAGTTGTCAACGGAGGTTCATGTTAAAGGGGTGATGAAGGACTATGATATGGTCTCAAAGAAGTGGAAGCGTAAATCTAGAGAGAcaggggtggcatctccaaagGTTGTCTTATCCAAAAGGCCAGCTGAGATAGAAGATGTGGCAGATCTTGCGGAAGCTGTTGTTGTTTCCAAGAGGGGACGGGTTGAAAAGGTCAGTGTTGGTTTGGTTAGTGATGTTGAGGCAGTGGCTGATGTTCAGCCCTGCCCGGAATTATGA
- the LOC119985757 gene encoding uncharacterized protein LOC119985757, which yields MEVLFDSEDLYQVKKRKKYLYQVEDKVHEPRDLPVTLQFQWFQTELHFDFDALNQDKDKIIGHIRHELLDASEFVETRVCRISKFADEDNAWMVRDILLTVLGHFGPYLPFPFQVEADSSWYLPFLTEGALFRPSREKLYESCTLYDDGHVFFPSISYKSILRDIIGSVWILSDTQLRCRLSLENIYIVEYDGTCMQDRATFAKFLRFDLRERLIDDKVEVREELKKLFEEINSKCNVDGGSKFEFDLFLKNFTLEHITKPSSFDDTKGVSDTSMKKCIETIRDLYFNFERLKQQLENMGVKPKLQDAEQVVDYIHYIFPYLIGALAERAFAMKWDLNMSFDEPNAPAYYFFPPNPVEVE from the exons ATGGAGGTTCTTTTTGATTCTGAAGATCTCTATCaggtcaaaaaaagaaaaaaatatctctATCAGGTCGAGGATAAGGTGCATGAGCCACGTGATCTACCAGTAACTTTACAATTTCAATG GTTTCAAACGGAGcttcattttgattttgatgctCTCAATCAGGACAAGGATAAGATCATTGGTCATATAAGGCATGAGCTACTTGATGCATCAGAATTTGTAGAAACTCGTGTGTGCCGTATTTCAAAGTTTGCTGATGAAGACAATGCATGGATGGTACGTGACATATTATTGACAGTGCTTGGTCACTTTGGACCATACTTGCCATTTCCCTTTCAAGTGGAAGCAGATTCTTCATGGTATCTTCCCTTCTTAACGGAAGGTGCTCTTTTCAGACCATCCAGAGAAAAACTCTATGAATCCTGTACTCTTTACGATGACGGACACGTCTTTTTCCCATCTATATCCTATAAAAGTATCTTAAG GGATATAATTGGATCTGTTTGGATTTTGAGTGATACACAATTGCGTTGTCGCTTATCTCTGGAGAATATTTACATAGTGGAGTATGATGGCACTTGCATGCAGGATCGTGCTACTTTTGCCAAGTTTTTGAGATTTGACCTACGAG AGCGTCTAATTGATGACAAAGTTGAAGTGCGTGAAGAATTGAAGAAACTTTTTGAGGAGATCAATAGCAAATGCAATGTTGATGGTGGTTCAAAATTTGAGTTTGACCtttttttgaagaatttcaCTTTGGA GCATATTACTAAACCAAGCAGCTTTGATGATACAAAAGGGGTGTCGGATACCAGTATGAAGAAATGTATTGAGACCATTAGGGACTTGTACTTCAATTTTGAACGTTTGAAACAACAATTGGAG AATATGGGGGTCAAACCCAAACTTCAAGACGCTGAGCAAGTCGTGGATTACATCCATTACATATTCCCGTACCTCATTGGTGCATTAGCTGAACGAGCATTTGCAATGAAGTGGGATTTGAATATGTCTTTTGATGAACCAAATGCACCAGCGTATTATTTTTTCCCCCCTAATCCAGTGGAAGTTGAGTAA
- the LOC119985762 gene encoding F-box protein At2g32560-like, protein MCLGPLSPFGFELTLYMRLLSIVWLFWWARSTNNNSRQRSYLPVDSIMSCYLDLESGKFWFPAQVIQLLLKLFDPRPPLEYKPPPEKRMAQFVSKFAEPGDPE, encoded by the exons atgtgtttgggcCCATTAAGTCCATTTGGATTTGAGCTCACTTTGTATATGAGGCTTCTCTCAATAGTCTGGCTTTTTTGGTGGGCAAGATCTACCAACAATAACAGCAGGCAGAGGAGTTATTTGCCTGTTGATTCAATCATGTCTTGCTATTTAGATCTCGAGTCTGGCAAGTTTTGGTTCCCTGCTCAGGTCATCCAACTTCTCTTGAAGCTCTTTGATCCTCGACCCCCGTTGGAATACAAGCCACCTCCGGAGAAAA GAATGGCTCAATTCGTAAGTAAATTCGCCGAGCCAGGGGATCCTGAATAA